In one window of Pirellulales bacterium DNA:
- a CDS encoding alpha-hydroxy-acid oxidizing protein — MKNFGQYQDEIYAAGLRGIIPKLPIDIRELEQKAIEAWPDQIVSYVQGGCGDERTQDLNVTAFQKWGFVPRMMVDGSKRDLSIELFGMKLPSPIFMAPIGVLGICSQDGHGDLATAKAAAKTGVPMVASTLTVDPLEAVAKEFGGTPGFFQLYTPSDREVAESLVRRAEAAGFRGIVVTLDTWLPGWRPRDLTRSSFPQLRGHCLANYFTDPVFRSRLTKPIEEDPVAAIMLWTQIFGAVLTWKDLPWLRSLTKLPLLLKGICHPEDVRRAIDGGVDGIYCSTHGGRQANGGVGCLDMLPAVVEAAGKTPVLFDSGVRTGPDIAKALALGATAVGIGRPYAWGLALGGTEGIVHVLRCLLAETDLLMAIDGYPTIADLRGAGLMKS, encoded by the coding sequence ATGAAAAACTTCGGCCAATATCAGGACGAGATTTACGCCGCTGGGTTGCGCGGCATTATTCCCAAGCTGCCTATCGATATTCGTGAGCTGGAACAAAAGGCCATCGAAGCCTGGCCGGACCAGATCGTTTCGTACGTGCAAGGCGGCTGCGGTGACGAGCGGACGCAGGACCTGAACGTGACGGCGTTCCAGAAATGGGGCTTCGTACCGCGGATGATGGTCGATGGCTCGAAGCGCGACCTTTCGATCGAGCTCTTTGGTATGAAGCTGCCATCGCCGATCTTCATGGCGCCGATCGGCGTGCTGGGCATTTGCTCGCAGGATGGGCATGGAGACCTGGCCACCGCGAAGGCCGCGGCCAAGACCGGCGTGCCCATGGTGGCTTCGACCTTGACGGTCGATCCGCTGGAAGCGGTGGCCAAGGAATTCGGCGGCACGCCGGGATTCTTCCAGCTCTACACGCCGTCGGATCGCGAGGTGGCGGAAAGCCTCGTCCGCCGGGCCGAGGCGGCGGGCTTCCGAGGGATCGTCGTCACGCTCGATACGTGGCTGCCCGGTTGGCGGCCGCGCGATTTGACGCGCTCCAGTTTCCCGCAGTTGCGCGGTCATTGCCTGGCGAACTATTTCACAGACCCGGTCTTCCGCTCGCGATTAACGAAGCCGATCGAAGAAGACCCTGTCGCGGCGATCATGCTGTGGACGCAGATCTTCGGCGCGGTGCTGACGTGGAAGGATTTGCCCTGGCTGCGGTCGCTGACGAAACTGCCACTGCTGTTGAAAGGAATCTGCCATCCCGAGGATGTCCGCCGGGCGATCGACGGCGGTGTCGATGGGATTTATTGCTCGACGCACGGAGGCCGGCAGGCCAACGGCGGCGTCGGTTGCCTGGACATGCTGCCGGCCGTGGTCGAGGCGGCCGGGAAAACCCCGGTGCTGTTCGACTCAGGGGTGCGGACCGGGCCGGACATTGCCAAGGCATTGGCGCTGGGGGCCACGGCCGTCGGCATCGGGCGCCCCTATGCCTGGGGACTGGCCCTGGGGGGCACCGAGGGCATCGTTCACGTGTTGCGATGCCTTCTGGCCGAGACGGATCTGCTGATGGCGATCGACGGATATCCGACGATTGCCGACCTGCGCGGGGCCGGGCTCATGAAGAGCTGA
- a CDS encoding type II toxin-antitoxin system HicB family antitoxin: MTIKEECIYECGPYHGFHGRAEYDREADIFHGEVLGIRDVVTFQAQTVRELHKAFCDSVDDYVAMCEDEGQTPEKPYSGKFLTRVPPEVHRDLARMAAREGTSLNQLVADHLSQVVDLSRVAPAGRKRPAKTGIRGQAPRSKGRPARKR; this comes from the coding sequence ATGACAATTAAAGAAGAATGCATTTACGAGTGCGGCCCGTACCACGGCTTCCACGGCCGCGCCGAGTATGACCGCGAAGCCGATATTTTCCACGGCGAAGTGCTCGGCATTCGCGACGTGGTTACGTTTCAGGCGCAGACGGTGCGGGAGCTCCATAAAGCGTTCTGCGATTCGGTTGATGATTATGTCGCCATGTGCGAAGACGAAGGGCAAACGCCCGAGAAGCCCTACTCAGGCAAGTTCCTGACGCGCGTTCCACCGGAGGTGCACAGAGATTTGGCGAGGATGGCGGCACGCGAAGGCACAAGTCTGAACCAACTCGTCGCGGACCACTTGTCGCAGGTTGTGGACCTATCGCGCGTAGCTCCCGCGGGACGCAAACGGCCTGCAAAAACCGGTATTCGGGGGCAGGCGCCGCGGAGCAAAGGGCGCCCTGCGCGGAAGCGATAG